The following are encoded in a window of Streptomyces sp. 11x1 genomic DNA:
- a CDS encoding phosphatase PAP2 family protein, producing MPSSAGHHTLNRRVFLRNSLGVSAGLIAAPTVANLWQAPEAKAATAFAAFVDDYTTNVTANRTPETNAVVRALGGFALIWKTGDAWNTGTPLLPEILRANMRYCARLTGRRTQAQAREAFITDRQHQSYSVISGLGPLADLYKAGAMAVTSITSAPDGTPSGKISDSVPADAPAGSANGAGSTTSRLGKVAELVNTVRGPFASSNPAKFSYQYPRPWRMNENSEVVDTGAIDEFGYPVYDSAVIVAPQLLRQRGENPAEDGGFPSGHTNALHLAALAYAYAVPERFQEMVTRAFEASHDRIISGMHSAVDVLGGRVMATALAAAALADPKNAELKAAARRQAAEYFQAETGTTADTLYAYAHSAGSDTDPYSDRCANARLVEPKLTYVLTRRGRSEDLTVPKGAEVLLETRLPYLDAAQRREVLRTTALPSGYVLLDGWEQWGRLNLFAAADGYGAFDSEVTVTLDAALGGFAAADTWRNDIDGAGGLVKKGSGTLTLSGANRYTGGTVVEAGVLAAGSKEAFGRGDVRVKGGTLATGDRTVRVRGGYAQAGVLDVTLDRGTGAALVVDGRAVLERGSKLVVRFDAQQAPRSGSTVAVVAARSLQGRFAEVSVAVEGWTAEQVFTAHGVSVRLRKK from the coding sequence ATGCCGTCATCTGCCGGGCACCACACCCTCAACCGCCGTGTCTTCCTCCGGAACTCCCTCGGCGTCTCGGCCGGCCTGATCGCCGCTCCGACCGTCGCGAACCTCTGGCAGGCGCCCGAGGCCAAGGCCGCCACCGCGTTCGCGGCGTTCGTCGACGACTACACCACCAACGTCACGGCGAACCGGACCCCCGAGACCAACGCCGTGGTCCGGGCGCTCGGCGGCTTCGCCTTGATCTGGAAGACCGGCGACGCCTGGAACACCGGCACCCCGCTGCTGCCGGAGATCCTGCGTGCCAACATGCGCTACTGCGCGCGCCTGACCGGCCGCCGCACCCAGGCGCAGGCCCGCGAGGCGTTCATCACCGACCGGCAGCACCAGAGCTACTCGGTGATCAGCGGTCTCGGCCCGCTGGCCGACCTGTACAAGGCCGGGGCCATGGCGGTCACCTCGATCACCTCCGCCCCCGACGGCACCCCGTCCGGCAAGATCAGCGACTCCGTCCCCGCCGACGCGCCCGCCGGATCCGCGAACGGCGCGGGCTCGACCACTTCGCGGCTCGGCAAGGTGGCCGAACTCGTCAACACCGTGCGCGGGCCGTTCGCGTCCAGCAACCCCGCGAAGTTCTCCTACCAGTACCCGCGCCCCTGGCGGATGAACGAGAACAGCGAGGTCGTCGACACCGGCGCGATCGACGAGTTCGGGTACCCGGTGTACGACTCCGCCGTGATCGTCGCCCCGCAACTGCTGCGGCAGCGCGGCGAGAACCCGGCCGAGGACGGCGGCTTCCCCAGCGGCCACACCAACGCGCTGCACCTGGCGGCCCTGGCCTACGCGTACGCCGTCCCCGAGCGCTTCCAGGAGATGGTGACCCGCGCCTTCGAGGCGAGCCACGACCGGATCATCTCCGGCATGCACTCCGCGGTCGACGTCCTCGGCGGTCGCGTCATGGCCACGGCCCTGGCCGCCGCGGCGCTCGCCGACCCGAAGAACGCCGAGCTCAAGGCCGCCGCGCGACGGCAGGCCGCCGAGTACTTCCAGGCCGAGACCGGCACGACGGCCGACACGCTGTACGCGTACGCGCACTCCGCGGGCAGCGACACGGACCCGTACTCCGACCGCTGTGCCAACGCGCGGCTGGTCGAGCCGAAGCTGACGTACGTGCTGACCCGGCGCGGGCGTTCCGAGGACCTGACCGTGCCCAAGGGCGCCGAGGTCCTGCTGGAGACACGGCTGCCGTACCTCGACGCGGCGCAGCGGCGCGAGGTGCTGCGCACGACCGCGCTGCCGTCGGGCTATGTGCTGCTGGACGGCTGGGAGCAGTGGGGCCGGCTCAACCTGTTCGCGGCGGCGGACGGCTACGGCGCCTTCGACTCGGAGGTCACCGTCACGCTGGACGCCGCGCTCGGCGGTTTCGCCGCGGCGGACACCTGGCGCAACGACATCGACGGTGCGGGCGGGCTCGTCAAGAAGGGCAGCGGCACGCTCACCCTGTCCGGGGCCAACCGGTACACGGGCGGCACGGTCGTGGAGGCCGGTGTCCTCGCGGCGGGCTCGAAGGAGGCGTTCGGGCGCGGTGACGTCCGGGTGAAGGGCGGCACGCTGGCCACCGGCGACCGCACCGTGCGGGTGCGCGGCGGCTACGCGCAGGCCGGTGTCCTCGACGTGACGCTGGACCGGGGCACCGGCGCCGCCCTCGTGGTCGACGGGCGCGCGGTCCTGGAGCGGGGCAGCAAGCTGGTGGTCCGCTTCGACGCGCAGCAGGCGCCGCGTTCCGGCAGCACGGTCGCGGTCGTCGCGGCGCGGTCCCTGCAGGGCCGGTTCGCAGAGGTCTCCGTGGCCGTCGAGGGCTGGACGGCTGAGCAGGTCTTCACCGCGCACGGGGTGTCGGTGCGTCTGCGGAAGAAGTAA
- a CDS encoding SpoIIE family protein phosphatase: MVTKASGASRAATAGEAMAVVDARGLVAGWSEGARRLTGYSAEEVTGRPAADLVDGDPAAVWRTLLTHGDAVVDLRYRDGRRQKVAVRICPVRGAKGERRRFVLQAAPDPTERGLGELAFTQASMSMSVFDTGQRYLRMNDWACKVMGRPEEEFRHQYFPDTVEDVEPHQGFLRHLEIVVETGQPVRYESWTRSPSGRRMHAWTSQMWPVRAASGELIGTALAAFDSSEQFAARRRLALLNEAGASIGTKLDVVQTARELAELIVPRLADFASVDLLESVLQGEEPEMGPVDDGVRLRRAAHHSGTPGVPEAAIELGAADVYPPFSPPARALLSGEPVLTRTGEADLDSWFARHGARTAKLQEAEAPDLSLMAVPLVARGMTLGVAVLVRTLTPERPDAFDQDDVSLAEELSSRAAVCVDNARRYTRERSTALALQRSLLPKTVAGQAAVEFASRYLPALSQAGVGGDWFDVIPLSGTRVALVVGDVVGHGIHASVTMGRLRTAVWTLADVDLPPDELLTHLDDLVEHLAAGDGTGEREIGATCLYAVYDPVDRSCSIASAGHLPPVVVRPDGSVQVVEVAAGPMLGVGGLPFETTELQLPEGSVLALYTDGLVEARDRDVDTGTAALCAALEGPVDGLERACDTVLKALLPEVPADDVALLLARTRALDAEQVAVWNLTDDPALVAGARKLATDQLKGWGLEEAAFVTELVVSELVTNAIRYGGAPIQLRLIRDRTLICEVSDASSTSPHLRRARSLDEGGRGLLLVAQLTDRWGSRPSGAGKTIWAEQALPPSL; the protein is encoded by the coding sequence ATGGTGACGAAGGCGTCCGGCGCGTCGCGGGCTGCCACGGCCGGTGAGGCGATGGCGGTGGTCGACGCGCGCGGCCTCGTCGCGGGGTGGAGCGAAGGCGCCCGACGGCTCACCGGGTACAGCGCCGAGGAGGTGACCGGCAGGCCGGCGGCCGACCTGGTGGACGGGGACCCGGCCGCGGTCTGGCGGACGCTGCTGACGCACGGCGACGCGGTGGTGGACCTGCGCTACCGGGACGGACGTCGGCAGAAGGTCGCGGTGCGGATCTGCCCGGTGCGGGGCGCGAAGGGGGAGCGGCGGCGGTTCGTCCTCCAGGCCGCGCCCGACCCGACCGAGCGGGGCCTCGGCGAGCTGGCCTTCACCCAGGCCTCGATGTCCATGTCCGTCTTCGACACCGGGCAGCGCTATCTGCGGATGAACGACTGGGCGTGCAAGGTCATGGGCCGGCCCGAGGAGGAGTTCCGGCACCAGTACTTCCCCGACACCGTCGAGGACGTCGAGCCCCACCAGGGCTTTCTGCGCCATCTGGAGATCGTCGTGGAGACCGGGCAGCCGGTCCGTTACGAGAGCTGGACCCGTTCGCCCTCCGGTCGCCGGATGCACGCGTGGACCTCCCAGATGTGGCCGGTGCGCGCCGCCTCCGGGGAGCTGATCGGCACCGCGCTCGCCGCCTTCGACAGCAGCGAGCAGTTCGCTGCCCGCCGGCGCCTGGCCCTGCTCAACGAGGCCGGCGCCTCCATCGGCACCAAGCTGGACGTCGTCCAGACCGCGCGTGAACTCGCCGAGCTGATCGTCCCCCGGCTCGCCGACTTCGCCAGCGTCGACCTCCTGGAGTCCGTCCTCCAGGGCGAGGAACCCGAGATGGGCCCCGTCGACGACGGTGTGCGGCTGCGCAGGGCCGCACACCACTCCGGTACGCCCGGTGTGCCGGAGGCGGCCATCGAACTCGGCGCCGCCGACGTCTACCCGCCCTTCTCCCCACCCGCCCGGGCTCTGCTCAGCGGTGAGCCCGTGCTCACCCGCACCGGCGAGGCGGACCTCGACTCCTGGTTCGCCCGGCACGGCGCCCGCACCGCCAAACTCCAGGAGGCCGAGGCCCCGGACCTCTCCCTGATGGCCGTACCGCTGGTCGCGCGCGGCATGACCCTCGGTGTCGCCGTCCTCGTACGGACCCTCACCCCCGAGCGCCCCGACGCCTTCGACCAGGACGACGTGTCCCTGGCCGAGGAGCTCTCCAGCCGTGCGGCCGTCTGCGTCGACAACGCCCGCCGCTACACCCGGGAACGCAGTACGGCACTGGCGCTCCAGCGCAGCCTGCTGCCGAAGACGGTCGCCGGGCAGGCGGCCGTCGAGTTCGCCTCCCGCTATCTGCCGGCGCTGTCGCAGGCCGGGGTGGGCGGTGACTGGTTCGACGTGATCCCGCTGTCCGGGACCCGGGTGGCACTGGTCGTCGGCGACGTGGTCGGCCACGGCATCCACGCCTCCGTCACCATGGGCCGACTGCGCACCGCCGTGTGGACGCTCGCCGACGTCGACCTGCCGCCCGACGAACTCCTCACCCACCTGGACGACCTGGTCGAACACCTCGCGGCCGGCGACGGCACAGGGGAGAGGGAGATCGGCGCGACCTGTCTGTACGCGGTCTACGACCCGGTGGACCGCAGCTGTTCGATCGCCTCGGCCGGACACCTCCCGCCCGTCGTGGTGCGGCCCGACGGCAGCGTCCAGGTCGTCGAGGTGGCGGCCGGGCCGATGCTCGGCGTCGGCGGCCTCCCGTTCGAGACCACGGAGCTCCAACTGCCCGAGGGCTCGGTCCTCGCCCTGTACACCGACGGTCTGGTCGAGGCCCGGGACCGTGACGTCGACACGGGCACCGCCGCCCTGTGCGCCGCGCTCGAAGGGCCGGTCGACGGCCTGGAGCGCGCCTGCGACACCGTGCTGAAGGCACTGCTGCCCGAGGTCCCGGCCGACGACGTGGCGCTGCTGCTCGCCCGCACCCGCGCCCTCGACGCGGAACAGGTCGCCGTCTGGAACCTCACCGACGACCCGGCGCTGGTCGCGGGCGCGCGCAAGCTCGCCACCGACCAGCTGAAGGGCTGGGGCCTGGAGGAGGCCGCGTTCGTCACCGAACTCGTGGTCAGCGAACTCGTCACCAACGCCATCCGCTACGGCGGCGCCCCCATCCAGCTGCGCCTGATCCGCGACCGCACCCTCATCTGTGAGGTCTCCGACGCCAGCAGCACCTCGCCCCATCTGCGCCGGGCCCGCAGCCTCGACGAGGGAGGCCGCGGTCTGCTCCTGGTCGCCCAGCTCACCGACCGCTGGGGCAGCCGCCCGAGCGGGGCGGGCAAGACCATCTGGGCCGAGCAGGCGCTGCCGCCGAGCCTGTAG
- a CDS encoding peptidoglycan-binding domain-containing protein, which yields MSKPPEPGRTAKRPTIEPTYVMRRRRTEALAELLREFEQYKGTPAPDDEYESVVVPPTPASVPTPPPSAPTPAAATEPAPERILPRTEYETEELPPVMVGEDFGSDAVPRDEGHRRRQRRRPAPGDGPGLKRAAVVVGVGAAALLGFGAALLLPGGGTEKEARVVTPTPTPSAPATSAPAPDDGADPDGPGTLREGDSGPEVSELQQRLLRIPNVYDNGSTSGRYDVVLKEAVARFQLWYGIRGDETGVYGNDTRKDLESRTVL from the coding sequence GTGTCGAAACCGCCCGAACCGGGCCGGACGGCGAAGCGTCCCACGATCGAGCCGACCTACGTCATGCGCCGGCGCAGGACCGAGGCCCTGGCCGAGCTGCTGCGTGAGTTCGAACAGTACAAGGGGACACCCGCGCCCGACGACGAGTACGAGTCCGTCGTCGTACCCCCCACCCCGGCATCGGTGCCGACACCGCCGCCGTCGGCACCGACCCCCGCGGCCGCGACGGAGCCCGCCCCCGAGCGCATCCTGCCCCGGACGGAGTACGAGACCGAGGAACTCCCCCCGGTCATGGTCGGCGAGGACTTCGGCTCGGACGCGGTTCCGCGCGACGAGGGACACCGGCGACGGCAGCGGCGTCGGCCGGCCCCCGGCGACGGGCCGGGCCTCAAGCGCGCCGCCGTGGTCGTCGGCGTCGGCGCGGCCGCCCTGCTGGGCTTCGGCGCCGCACTGCTCCTGCCCGGCGGCGGCACGGAGAAGGAGGCACGCGTCGTCACCCCGACCCCGACCCCGTCGGCCCCCGCGACCTCGGCGCCCGCCCCGGACGACGGCGCCGACCCGGACGGCCCCGGCACCCTCCGCGAGGGCGACAGCGGCCCCGAGGTCTCCGAACTCCAGCAACGGCTGCTCCGTATCCCGAACGTGTACGACAACGGCTCCACCTCGGGCCGGTACGACGTCGTCCTGAAGGAAGCGGTGGCGCGTTTCCAGCTCTGGTACGGCATCCGGGGCGACGAGACCGGCGTCTACGGCAACGACACCCGCAAGGACCTCGAATCCCGCACCGTGCTCTAG
- a CDS encoding PPOX class F420-dependent oxidoreductase, whose product MADDTTLDALGAGKYLLVTTYRKNGSTVPTPVWVVRDGDALGVWTVADSWKVKRIRNRADVLVGPCDVRGNPTGDSVPARADILDAAGSAAYRRLIARKYGVLGRLTLLGSRLRRGADGTIGIRITLTT is encoded by the coding sequence ATGGCGGACGACACCACGCTCGACGCGCTCGGCGCGGGCAAGTACCTGCTGGTCACCACCTACCGCAAGAACGGCTCCACCGTGCCGACTCCGGTGTGGGTGGTACGGGACGGCGACGCCCTCGGAGTCTGGACCGTCGCCGACTCCTGGAAGGTCAAACGCATCCGCAACCGCGCCGACGTCCTCGTCGGCCCCTGCGACGTGCGCGGCAACCCCACCGGCGACTCCGTCCCCGCCCGCGCCGACATCCTGGACGCGGCCGGCTCCGCCGCCTACCGGCGGCTGATCGCCCGCAAGTACGGGGTCCTCGGCCGGCTCACCCTCCTAGGCAGCCGACTGCGCCGCGGCGCCGACGGCACGATCGGCATCCGTATCACCCTCACGACGTGA
- a CDS encoding HAD family acid phosphatase, translated as MTASGVGRRITTVATVAVLGLGASMTAAVPAAAAAGTAAITAAAAAEVDYATWQKDVKTVIDTATPYIQQRTANSSGQRLAIVFDIDNTTLETHYTPWYQLPTPALKPSLALAKYAKSRGVDVFFVTARPGIIESLTEWNLKNVGYPVDGLYVRDLPDLFSEVSAYKTASRADIESDGYTIIANVGNNTTDLVGGHAERTYKLPDYDGLLD; from the coding sequence ATGACAGCAAGCGGTGTGGGACGCCGCATCACCACGGTCGCCACGGTGGCCGTCCTGGGCCTGGGCGCCTCGATGACCGCCGCCGTGCCGGCCGCCGCGGCGGCCGGCACGGCCGCGATCACCGCGGCCGCGGCCGCCGAAGTGGACTACGCGACCTGGCAGAAGGACGTGAAGACCGTCATCGACACGGCCACGCCCTACATCCAGCAGCGCACCGCGAACTCCTCGGGGCAGAGGCTCGCCATCGTCTTCGACATCGACAACACGACGCTGGAGACGCACTACACGCCCTGGTACCAGCTGCCGACCCCGGCGCTGAAGCCCTCCCTGGCGCTGGCCAAGTACGCCAAGTCCCGTGGGGTGGACGTCTTCTTCGTCACCGCCCGCCCCGGCATCATCGAGTCCCTCACCGAGTGGAACCTGAAGAACGTCGGCTACCCCGTCGACGGGCTCTATGTGCGCGACCTGCCCGATCTCTTCTCCGAGGTCTCCGCCTACAAGACCGCCTCGCGCGCGGACATCGAGTCCGACGGGTACACGATCATCGCCAACGTCGGCAACAACACCACCGACCTCGTCGGCGGCCACGCCGAGCGCACGTACAAGCTCCCCGACTACGACGGCCTGCTGGACTGA
- a CDS encoding SAM-dependent methyltransferase: protein MTDNPATSDFPSSSLNRRIVTTRPSAARIWNYWLGGRDYYEVDRKAGDEIRRLHPSIHDYARADRRFLRRAVRHLAADLGIRQFLDIGAGLPTAENTHEVAQRVLPDARIVYVDNDPLVLVHARALLTSAPEGRTDHVDEDVRNVDSILEHAARTLDLSRPVALMLLDVMAFVADEEDPQGIVRRLMAALPSGSHLMLSHTVTDPRWPDVDIAAAWWNAHGTPRLNQRTPATIARFFDGLDLLEPGVVSCSRWRPEPTDEDAGEPEEVAMYCGVGGKP from the coding sequence GTGACGGACAACCCGGCCACCTCGGACTTCCCCTCCTCGTCGCTGAACCGTCGCATCGTCACCACGCGGCCGAGCGCCGCGCGGATCTGGAACTACTGGCTCGGCGGCAGGGACTACTACGAGGTCGACCGCAAGGCCGGGGACGAGATCCGCCGACTGCATCCGAGCATCCACGACTACGCGCGGGCGGACCGGCGGTTCCTGCGCCGGGCGGTGCGCCATCTCGCCGCCGACCTGGGGATCCGGCAGTTCCTGGACATCGGCGCCGGGCTACCGACCGCGGAGAACACCCACGAGGTCGCCCAGCGCGTCCTCCCGGACGCCCGGATCGTCTACGTCGACAACGACCCGTTGGTCCTGGTGCACGCGCGGGCCCTGCTGACGAGCGCGCCCGAGGGCCGTACGGACCACGTCGACGAGGACGTGCGCAACGTCGACTCGATCCTCGAACACGCCGCGCGGACCCTGGACCTGAGCCGGCCGGTCGCGCTGATGCTGCTCGACGTGATGGCCTTCGTGGCCGACGAGGAGGACCCGCAGGGCATCGTCCGCCGCCTCATGGCCGCGCTGCCCTCCGGCAGCCATCTGATGCTCTCGCACACCGTCACCGACCCGCGGTGGCCCGACGTGGACATCGCGGCGGCCTGGTGGAACGCGCACGGCACCCCGCGGCTGAACCAGCGCACCCCCGCGACAATCGCCCGCTTCTTCGACGGACTCGACCTCCTCGAACCGGGCGTCGTCTCCTGCTCGCGCTGGCGCCCGGAGCCCACCGACGAGGACGCCGGTGAACCGGAGGAAGTGGCCATGTACTGCGGCGTGGGAGGCAAGCCTTGA
- a CDS encoding GNAT family N-acetyltransferase, producing the protein MATHLVRLQLDVTHFDLARFQPYVDKCRTSGIRLTTLSELGDTPENRRALYGLNKECSADIPERGAFFAYDEYHRLRFEVPSYDPRGVVLALDGDRWIGMAATSDRRDSGYVFNEMTGVRTGHRGRGISVAMKTFGIGFAGMCGVSTVRTVHHPANSRAIAMNRTLGYVDANW; encoded by the coding sequence ATGGCGACGCACCTGGTCCGGCTCCAACTGGACGTCACCCACTTCGACCTGGCACGTTTCCAGCCGTACGTCGACAAGTGCCGGACCTCCGGCATCCGGCTGACGACCCTCTCCGAACTCGGCGACACCCCGGAGAACCGCCGCGCGTTGTACGGCCTCAACAAGGAGTGCTCGGCCGACATCCCCGAGCGAGGCGCCTTCTTCGCCTACGACGAGTACCACCGACTCCGCTTCGAGGTGCCCTCCTACGACCCGCGCGGTGTCGTGCTGGCCCTCGACGGCGACCGGTGGATCGGCATGGCGGCCACCTCGGACCGCCGCGATTCCGGATACGTGTTCAACGAGATGACCGGCGTGCGGACCGGCCATCGCGGCCGGGGTATCTCGGTGGCCATGAAGACCTTCGGCATCGGGTTCGCCGGGATGTGCGGGGTGAGCACCGTCCGTACGGTCCACCACCCGGCCAACAGCCGTGCGATCGCCATGAACCGGACGTTGGGATACGTCGACGCGAACTGGTGA
- a CDS encoding S1 family peptidase, protein MRHARRRVVKRVARLTAAGGVICGALMVTQAAMATEPAVTPPATPSAVLAASGTGNSLLSELGTERTAGTWIAEDGSPVVAVTDEKAAAEVERAGARPKMVEYSGEDLKSATEALRSAPRVPGTSWAIAPASNEVVVRADSTVSKKDWSSLTDLAEEIGGSVRMERTEGAYTMRLNGAQPIFGTGGRCSIGFNVTDGENDFMLTAGHCGPAGSVWFSDDQGRQEIGRTTETNFPGADYSLVQYLQDAPSNKTNVVSVGDGRGVRITSVGDAAVGQRVFRSGSTSGFRNGEVTGLDATVNYPEGTVSGLIETTVCAEPGDSGGPLFSEGVALGVTSGGNGDCEEGGTTFFQPLSDALDDLGVQLNGLPQSAVRPTAAGDGSEEDAQGAAAPGSAEPGAVESVESIEAASDLIDRLVDPRNVGPGLLVIAGSMVALAATRFIRTEQDRQAYRRQYSRSWG, encoded by the coding sequence ATGAGGCACGCACGACGACGAGTCGTGAAGCGGGTGGCGCGGCTGACAGCCGCGGGTGGAGTGATCTGCGGAGCCCTGATGGTCACGCAGGCGGCGATGGCGACCGAACCCGCCGTCACCCCGCCCGCGACCCCCAGCGCGGTGCTGGCCGCGTCCGGCACCGGGAACAGCCTGCTGAGCGAACTCGGCACCGAGCGGACGGCGGGCACCTGGATCGCCGAGGACGGCAGCCCGGTCGTCGCCGTCACCGACGAGAAGGCCGCCGCCGAGGTCGAGCGGGCGGGCGCCCGCCCGAAGATGGTCGAGTACAGCGGCGAGGACCTGAAGTCCGCCACGGAGGCACTGCGTTCGGCGCCCCGGGTGCCGGGCACCTCCTGGGCGATCGCCCCCGCCTCCAACGAGGTGGTGGTGCGCGCCGACAGCACCGTCTCCAAGAAGGACTGGTCGAGCCTGACCGACCTCGCCGAGGAGATCGGCGGTTCCGTACGGATGGAGCGCACCGAGGGCGCGTACACGATGCGGCTCAACGGCGCGCAGCCGATCTTCGGCACCGGCGGCCGCTGCTCGATCGGCTTCAACGTGACCGACGGCGAGAACGACTTCATGCTGACCGCCGGGCACTGCGGCCCCGCGGGTTCCGTCTGGTTCTCGGACGACCAGGGCCGGCAGGAGATCGGCCGGACGACCGAGACCAACTTCCCCGGCGCCGACTACTCGCTCGTCCAGTACCTCCAGGACGCGCCGAGCAACAAGACCAACGTCGTCTCCGTCGGCGACGGCCGCGGTGTGCGCATCACCTCCGTCGGTGACGCTGCGGTCGGCCAGCGGGTCTTCCGCAGCGGCAGCACCAGCGGCTTCCGCAACGGCGAGGTGACCGGCCTCGACGCCACGGTCAACTACCCCGAGGGCACGGTCTCCGGTCTCATCGAGACCACGGTCTGCGCCGAGCCGGGCGACAGTGGGGGCCCGCTCTTCTCGGAGGGCGTGGCGCTCGGGGTGACCTCTGGCGGCAACGGCGACTGCGAGGAGGGCGGCACGACGTTCTTCCAGCCGCTGTCCGACGCCCTCGACGATCTCGGTGTCCAGCTGAACGGTCTGCCGCAGTCCGCCGTCCGGCCGACCGCGGCGGGCGACGGTTCCGAGGAGGATGCCCAGGGTGCCGCCGCCCCGGGCTCCGCCGAACCGGGTGCCGTGGAGTCCGTCGAGTCCATCGAGGCCGCCTCGGACCTCATCGACCGTCTCGTCGACCCCCGCAACGTCGGCCCCGGGCTGCTGGTCATCGCCGGCAGCATGGTCGCCCTGGCGGCCACCCGCTTCATCCGCACGGAACAGGACCGCCAGGCGTACCGCCGCCAGTACTCACGGAGCTGGGGCTAG
- a CDS encoding ROK family transcriptional regulator, with protein MTARDAGWPPLSPGERAVAIQVLVHGPLSRTDLARRLGLSAGSLTRLTKPLIESGLLVETAEGAPFPEVRQGRPSQPLDVVAESRSFVGFKITDDMVYAVVTTLRSEIVTRHDRPLPTHEPERVADLLAEMAAELARTHPSLAGIGIGVGGLVRRRAVVGESPFLSWRDVPLAELVEERTGLPVVVENDVAALVEAETWFGAGRGLDRFVVLTIGAGIGYGLVLGGRRVPCAEEDRGFGRHWIVDPTGPLTPDGERGSAVSLLSIPSIRYQVEAATGRAVTYEEILAGAAEGEPMCARVVGEAGRALGILVAQIANFVMPQKILLAGEGVGLMAVAGESVREAVRAHRHPLAQPVPLETKVSDFHDWARGAAVLAIQVLVLGTVEP; from the coding sequence ATGACCGCACGCGATGCCGGCTGGCCGCCGCTCAGTCCCGGAGAACGCGCCGTGGCGATCCAGGTGCTCGTGCACGGCCCGCTCTCGCGTACGGACCTCGCCCGGCGCCTCGGCCTGTCCGCGGGGAGCCTCACCCGGCTGACCAAGCCGCTGATCGAGTCGGGGCTGCTGGTCGAGACCGCCGAGGGCGCCCCCTTCCCCGAGGTCCGGCAGGGACGCCCCTCGCAGCCGCTGGACGTCGTCGCCGAATCCCGCTCCTTCGTCGGGTTCAAGATCACCGACGACATGGTGTACGCCGTGGTCACCACGCTGCGCAGCGAGATCGTCACCCGCCACGACCGTCCGCTCCCCACGCACGAGCCGGAGCGGGTCGCCGACCTGCTCGCCGAGATGGCCGCCGAACTCGCCCGTACGCACCCCTCGTTGGCCGGCATCGGCATCGGGGTGGGCGGCCTCGTCCGGCGGCGCGCGGTGGTCGGCGAGTCGCCCTTCCTGTCGTGGCGCGACGTGCCGCTGGCCGAACTCGTCGAGGAGCGCACCGGTCTGCCGGTGGTCGTCGAGAACGACGTCGCCGCGCTCGTCGAGGCCGAGACCTGGTTCGGCGCGGGACGCGGCCTCGACCGGTTCGTCGTCCTCACCATCGGCGCGGGGATCGGCTACGGGCTGGTCCTGGGAGGCCGGCGGGTGCCCTGCGCCGAGGAGGACCGGGGGTTCGGCCGCCACTGGATCGTGGACCCCACCGGACCGCTCACCCCCGACGGGGAGCGCGGCAGCGCCGTCTCGCTACTGAGCATCCCCAGCATCCGCTACCAGGTGGAAGCGGCGACCGGACGTGCGGTGACGTACGAGGAGATCCTGGCCGGCGCGGCCGAGGGGGAGCCGATGTGCGCGCGGGTCGTCGGCGAGGCGGGGCGGGCACTGGGGATCCTGGTGGCCCAGATCGCCAACTTCGTGATGCCGCAGAAGATCCTGCTGGCGGGGGAGGGGGTGGGGCTGATGGCGGTGGCCGGGGAGAGCGTGCGCGAGGCGGTCCGGGCCCATCGGCATCCGCTGGCCCAGCCCGTGCCCCTGGAGACGAAGGTGTCCGACTTCCACGACTGGGCCCGGGGGGCGGCCGTGCTGGCCATTCAGGTGCTCGTGCTCGGAACGGTGGAGCCGTAA